In Propionispora hippei DSM 15287, the genomic window AGGATATTTTGTGGATACGGTGGGACGAAACAAAGAGGCAATAGCAAAATATATCCGAGAGCAGTTACAAGAAGATATAATTGTCGACCAGCTAAGTTTGAAGGAATTGACAGACCCGTTTACGGGTGAGCCCGTGAAAAAGTCATAAAAAGAGCCCCTTTAGGGGCTGACTGAAAAGGTTATGCGGTTGGCGGACTTTTTCAGTGAGTCTTGAGACTCAGCTAGTACCTTGCCCTTATAGGGCGTAATCAAGCCACCCGTTTTACGGGTGGTCCTGACTAATTGCCAGTCAATTCGTTATTTGAGGTGTACGGCATGCCTAGCTACAAGCAAGGAATAAGAATAGCCATTCTGACGGGACTGTTATTAACCGGATTGTACTACCTATGGCTTATACGAAATGTATTGTATCCTTTCTTGCTGGGATTTTTTATCGCTTATCTCTTAAATCCCTTAGTTTGTCTATTTGAGAGGTGGAAAATTAAACGGATTTGGGGAATTTTCATTATTTATGCTGTTCTGCTGGGAATTATTTTTTTAGGGGTTATTTATTTTTTCCCTATACTTATGAAAGATATTGATGATTTCTCCGCGCGGCTTCCTCAAATTATGATTAAAGTAGATTTAGCACAACAGCAGATGTACAGTCAGTACAATAACTCCTTGCTTCCCCTTACGATAAAAAAAGCTTTGGATAATTTGTTACTATCTTTAGAAACTGGCGTCAATGATTTTATAGGAGCTATCCTTCAAACCTGCTTGACGCTCATCAGTCATTCGCTAGGTATTTTAATCAGTCCCATATTAGCTTTCTATATGCTATATGACTGGTATCCGATAAAAGATAAAATTCTTAGTGCTTTACCGGGACGCTGGCGACCGGAATTTGCTGCTGTAGCCAAAGATATTGATAAAGTACTGAGCGGTGTTATTCGTGGACAAATCCTGACTGCTATAATTGTCGGTACCGTGGTTACTGGAGGGTTAAGCCTGCTACATGTTGAATTTCCACTGATTATCGGAATTTTTGCCGGTATGTTGGATGTAATTCCTTATTTTGGCGCCTTTCTGGGAGCTGCGCCGGGAATTGTTCTGGCGCTATTGCAGTCACCGCTGGCGGCTATTCAGGTAAGTATTTTGTTTTTTATCATTCATCAATTAGAGGGGGCGGTTATTCAACCTAAAATATTGGGAGAAAGCGTGGGTCTTCATCCATTATCGGTTATTTTCTTTGTATTCGTCGGCGGTGAACTAGGCGGCATTACCGGCATGCTGCTAGGAGTTCCTATCGCTGCGATAGGTAAGGTAATTGGCAAACATCTTATAAATTTGTTTCTTTAATTTGCGTCAGGTTAACCGCCAATTATTGACAACCTCAGATAAATTATGTATAATTCCAAAAGAATGTGCCTATACGCCAGTGGAGGTTGATTACTTTGAATTATATGACAGGTAGTGAATTGCGCAAAAAGTTTTTGGAATTTTTTGCAAGCAAAGATCATCTAATTTTACCCAGTTATCCCTTAATACCTGAAGACGATCCGACGTTACTTTTAATAGGAGCCGGTATGGCTCCCTTTAAACCTTTTTTTACAGGAAAAATGAAACCGCCGCGTGTGCGGATTTCTACCAGTCAGAAGTGTGTACGTACGGGTGATATAGAAAATGTAGGACGTACAGC contains:
- a CDS encoding AI-2E family transporter; its protein translation is MPSYKQGIRIAILTGLLLTGLYYLWLIRNVLYPFLLGFFIAYLLNPLVCLFERWKIKRIWGIFIIYAVLLGIIFLGVIYFFPILMKDIDDFSARLPQIMIKVDLAQQQMYSQYNNSLLPLTIKKALDNLLLSLETGVNDFIGAILQTCLTLISHSLGILISPILAFYMLYDWYPIKDKILSALPGRWRPEFAAVAKDIDKVLSGVIRGQILTAIIVGTVVTGGLSLLHVEFPLIIGIFAGMLDVIPYFGAFLGAAPGIVLALLQSPLAAIQVSILFFIIHQLEGAVIQPKILGESVGLHPLSVIFFVFVGGELGGITGMLLGVPIAAIGKVIGKHLINLFL